DNA sequence from the Streptomyces cinnabarinus genome:
ACGAGGGGCCCGCGAGGCTCCTGCTTAAACTGCCGCCCATGGACGACACGCCGCTGGAGCGGCTCGGCACCGGCCAGTACCTGCTGATCACCAGCTACCGCAAGAACGGCACCCCCGTCCCGACCCCGGTGTGGGTGGTGCGCGACGGCGACACCCTCGGTGTGTGGACGGTCGCCGACTCCTGGAAGGTCAAGCGCATCAGGGCCCGCGGGGACATCCTGGTCGGCCCCTGCGATCTGCGCGGCAATCCGACCGGGGACCCGGTCCCGGCCACCGCCGAGATCACTGACCGGGAGACCAGCGCCCGCTACCGCAAGCTGATCGCGCGCAAGTACGGTCTTGTCGGCCGCCTCACCCTGCTCGGCAGCCGTGTCCGCCGGGGCGCGGACGGCACGGTGGGTGTGCGGATCAGGCTGACGGCGTAGTGCCGTAGGGCCGTTGTGCCCCAGGTCCGAGCCCGGCAGGTGCGCGGGGCGGCGCTCCTCAGGTCCAGGCGCGGTACGGCTCGTCCACCAGCTGGAAGACCGGCTCGCCCCGCACCGGGTCCTTGGCCTGGGAGAGGCGGACCCGGTCCCCGCTGTGGATGCCGATCAGCGGGCCCATCACCCGGCCGCGCACCACGAACCCCTCGGCCATCTCGACCAGCGACACATTGCGCGCGGCCGGGGTGTTGCGGTGCACCACCGTCGCGTGCCGCACCGTCCCCGTGCCCTCACTGCGCTCCGTGCGCAGCTCGCTGCCCTGGCAGACCGGACACAGCAGCCGGTGGTACATCGCGGTACCGCACCAGGTGCAGCGCTGGAAGAGCATGGCGTCGGTGCCCTGGGTGGCCGCGCCGGTGGCTTCGAGTACGCCGACCGCGGGGCCGGCGGTCTGGCGAGCAACGCTTCCTGAGGGGTGGTACACGCTGGTCAACTCCCTGCGCTCGGCCGGAATCCCACGCACGCGGGACGGCCGCGCACGCACGTGCCCGGTCGCTGTGCCACCGTGCACACCGGCAGCGTATGGCACTCAGTGCCAGAGGTAAAGGCACTCCGTACCCTCAATCTGCTCAGTTCGTGAGGGATCCCCGAGCGGTCTCGATCTCCTGGACGACCCGCCACAGGGGCGCGTCCCGGCGGGCCACCACGACCATCACGTCCTCGGACCGCGCGTCGGCGAGCCCCGGGGGCGGGGCGCCGAAGGACGACTGCACATAGCTCAGCGCGTGGTCGACGGTGGCGTCCGCGTCGCCCTGCCCGTCCGAACGCAGCCAGGAACGCAGCGCGTTGTTGTGCGCGGCGACCACCGCGGCCGCGATCACGTCGGCCTGGAGCGTCCCGTCGCGCCGGCCCGTGAAGCGCGCCCGCAGATACGCGGCGAGCGCCCGCTCATAGCGCCACACCACCGACAGCTCATAGGCGCGCAGGCCCGGCACCTGCCGGGTGAGCCGGTAGCGCTGCACGGAGAAGGTCGGGTTCTCCGCGTACAGGCGCAGCACCAGGCGCGCCGCGTCGCACACCCGCCGCACCGGCTCCTCGTCCCCTGCCCCCGAGGCCAGGAACGCCGTCATGTCGGTCAGGCAGCGCTCGTGGTCGGGGAAGACGACGTCCTCCTTGGACGGGAAGTACCGGAAGAACGACCGCCGCCCCACCCCCGCCAGCGTCACGATGTCGTCGATCGTGGTCTGTTCGTAGCCCCGCTCCAGGAACAGCCGGAAGGCCGCGGCGACCAGTGCCTCCCGCATGGGCGGCTTCGCGGCCGCCGCCTCAGCCTTCTCGGCCTTCTCAGCCTTCTCGGCCTTCTCGCCACGGCGGGGCGCCGCACTGCTGGAGCTCATGGTCGGGAACGTAGCACCTGATCACCTGTGATGGCACTCAGTGCAGCGTGGACGGGGAACTGAGTGCATTTGGCGTGGACAGGAGAAGATGGAGTTCCTGCCGTTCGATCACCGGGGGAGCGATGTGCTGGAGCGCGGAGGCCGACCTCGTGGCGGGCGCCGGCATCGCCGCCATCGGCGTGGCCTGCGTGGTACAGGCCCGCGGCGCCCGTGATCTGCCGCTGGCGGCGCTGCCCCTGCTGCTGGGCGCGCACCAACTGATCGAGGCCGCGGTCTGGGCGCAGGACGGCGGAACCGGCCCCGCGGTCCTCGCCTGGGCCGTCATCGCGCTCCCGCTGCTGCCGTTGTGGGTGCCGGTCGGCGCCTTCGCGGCGGCTCCACGGCGGGCCCGGCCACGGCTGCTCGTCCCGCTCGCCCTCGGCATCGCCACCGCGGCGACGCTCTCCTACATCCTCGCCACCCGGCCGGTGCGCGCCGAGATCCGCGGCCACACCGTCGGATACGTCGTCGACCTGCCGCATGCCGAACTGGTGATCGCTGGATACCTGCTCGCCACCGTCGGCTCCCTCCTGCTCTCCGGTGAGCGGGGACTGGTGACGCTCGGGGTGCTGGTGGCCGTGGGGGCACTGATCTGCGCGGCACTGTGGCGGACGGAGTTCGTGTCGACGTGGTGCGCGTTCGCCGCGGTGGTCTCGGTGGTGCTGCTGGGGTGGGTGCGCGGGAGTGGGGGTCGGGCCGCAGCGATGTGATCGTATTGATCGCAAACGATCGATACGATGGTGGGCGTAGAGTGAGCGCTCCGGGATCATGCCTCTGCCCGTGCCCGGAAACACGTCACCGACCAGGGGGAACCCATGCGACTCCATGTCGACCAGCGCCATGAGCGAGTGCTCGAACTCGTCCGCGAGCGGCGCAGCATCCGGGTCGCCGAACTCGCCACCGAACTCGGGGTCTCCGCGGTCACCTTGCGACGGGACGTGGAGGCGCTGGCAGCCCAGGGGCGGGTGCAGCGGCTGCACGGCGCGGTGGTCTGGCCGGAGGGCGCCGCCACCGAACCGCGCGAGCGGCCGGCGGGCGCCGAGGGCGTGGTGATCGGAATGATCGTGCCGACCACGAACTACATCTTCGCCGACATCGTCCGCGGCGCCCGGGAGGCCGTCGCGGCGCAGGGCGGACGGCTCGTGCTCGGGGTGTCCGGGTATGTCGACGCCGAGGACTCCGTGCAGGCCGAGCATCTGATCGCGGGTGGCGCGCAGGGGCTGCTCGTCGCGCCGAGCTGGTTCGGGGGAGTGCCCGAGGACGGGCAGGAGAAATGGCTGCTGGCGCATGACGTCCCGGCGGTCCTGGTGGAACGCTCGGCGCCCCCCGGCAACCCCGCCGCCGTCCTGGACCGGGTCCGCACCGACCGCGCCCACGGCGCCGCCGTCGCCGTCGGGCACTTCGCCGCTCTCGGCCACCGCAAGATCACCGCGGTGCTCCAGGAGGGCCCGCACGCCGACCAGATCTCCGCCGGATTCCGGGCCGCAGTGCGGGCCCTCGGACTGGACGTCGACATCGACGCCCCGGCGGTGCGCGAGCACGGCGACTACGAGGCGAGCGTCGACCACCTCGTCGACGCCGTGCACAAGCGCGGGGTCACCGCAGCGCTGGTGCACAGCGACGAGGACGCGATCGTGCTGGTGCCGCGGCTCCAGGCCGCCGGGGTGCGGGTGCCGGACGACCTGGCGCTGATCGCCTACGACGACGAGGTCGCGGGCCTGTCCGACGTGCCCCTCACCGCCGTCGCCCCGCCCAAGCGCGCGGTCGGCGAACTGGCCGCCAAACTGCTGCTCCGGCGGCTGGCGGAGCGCCGCGACGGGCGGCAGCCGGGGCCCGGTCAACACGTCGACCTGCTGCCCGTGTTGAGGATCCGCACCTCCTGCGGCGGTGAAGCGATCGCGGAGTGAGCGTTACGTTCATTGTGCGATCGTTTTGATTGTCTTGGTCGAACGCTCTTGACGTCGATCGTTCTGGCGCAAAAGATGTCCTGCGACCGCCTCTTCCCGTACGAGGTCCCGTAGGAGACGTGCCATGACGCGCACTTCACGTTCGTTCCGCAGCACCGCCACCCTCGCCGCCGTCGCCGCGCTCGGCCTGCTCGCCACCGCGTGCGGCGGCGATGGCGACTCGACCGACACCGCCGGCGACGGCAAGCCGGTCACCCTCACCTACTGGACCTGGACGCTCGGGGCCAAGTCGACCGTCGAGGCGTTCAACAGGACGCACCAGGACATCAAGGTCGAGCTCACCGAGATACCGAGCGGCACCGAGGGGTACAGCAAGCTCGCCAACGCCGTGCAGGCGGGCAACGCGCCGGATGTGGCGACGATCGAGTACCAGATGGTCCCCGAGTTCGCCAGCCAGGGTAATTTGATCGATCTGACCGAGTACGCAGGCGAAACGGTCAAGACGAAGTTCCCGCAGGCCGTACAGGACCTGGTGACCTTCGGCGGCAAGACCTGGACCGTCCCCTACGACGCGGCGCCGCAGCTCTACTACTACCGCACCGACCTGTTCAAGAAGTTCGGCATCGAGGTCCCCACCACCTGGGACGAGTTCAAGGCGGCCGCGGAGAAGGTCAGGAAGCAGGACAAGAACGCCCGGCTCGCCTCCATGCCGAAGAACGACCCCGCGCTGCTGGCCGCCCTGTCCTGGCAGGCCGGGGCGAAGTGGTTCTCCGTCGAGCGCGACGCCTGGAAGCCCGCCGTCGACGACGCCGCGACCAACAAGGTCACCTCCTACTGGGACGGACTGATCGAGGACGACCTCGTGCAGTCCTACACCGGCTACAGCCCCGAGGAGACCAAGGCCCGCACCTCCGGCAGGACCCTGTCCTTCCTCGGCGCCACCTGGTCCGCGGGCGCCATGAAGACCGCCATGCCCGACCTCGCCGGCAAGTGGGCCGTCGCGCCCATGCCCCACTGGGGCACCGCCGCCAGCGGCAACTACGGCGGCACCTCCTACGGCGTCCTCAAGGGCAGCGACCAGGCCGAGGCCGCCGCCGAGTTCATCACCTGGCTCACCACGAACAAGGCCGGAGTCGAGTCTCGCCTTGCCGACCTGGAGTCGCCCAGCAGCGCCCTCCCGGCCAACCCCGGGATGCGGGAGGTGGCCGCCGCGAAGTTCGACACCGCCTATCTGAACGGCCAGGACCTCTACGCCCTCGCCTCCGAGCAGGCCGAGACCATCGTCCCCGGCTGGACCTGGGGCCCGAACCAGATGGACGTCTACACCGCGGTCCAGGACCAGACCGCCAAGTCCGACTTCACCTCCGGAGTCGAGGCGGGCCAGCGGAAGGCGGAGTCCGGCATCACGGAACGCGGCCTGAAGCTCGCGAAGTAGTCACGCGGCGCGGCCTCCCCTCGCCCACCCCTCGCGGCGCCCCGCCCCCGCCCTCCCCGGCAGGGGCAACGCGTCGCCCGACCCCGCCAAGGAGATGCTGTGGCAGCACCCTCCGCCCCGGTCGCGCGGCCCGCGGCCGTCCGTGCGCCCGCGCCGCCGGCGTCCGGCGCCTCGCCGCTGCGGCGCGGGCAGCGCCGTACCGCCGCCCTGTTCATCGTCCCGTTCTTCGTCCTGTTCGCCGTGGTGATGGCGGCGCCTATCGCCTACGCGGTGTGGATGAGCCTGTTCCAGGAGCGCTCCTCCGGACTCGGCTTCGGGGGCACCGAGCGGGTGTTCGCGGGCCTCGGCAACTACACCGAGGCCCTTTCCGACGCCGGCTTCCGGGCCTCCTTCGGGCACATCGCGCTGTACTGCGCCCTGTACATCCCGGTGATGATCGGCGGCTCCCTCGCCCTGGCCCTGCTGGTGGACTCCGCCCTGGCCCGCGCCAAGCGGTTCTTCCAGCTCGCCCTGTTCCTGCCGCACGCGATCCCCGGACTGATCGCCTCGATCATCTGGATCTACCTGTACACACCCGGTCTGAGCCCGGTGCTCGACTGGATCGGTGCGCTCGGCGGCTCCTGGGACTTCTACCGCAGCGATCATGTGCTCAGCTCCCTGGTCAACCTGACCGCCTGGCAGTGGACCGGCTACAACATGGTCATCTTCTACGCGGCCCTGCAGGCCGTACCGCGCGAAGTGATCGAAGCGGCCGTCGTGGACGGCGCCGGCGCCCTGCGCACGGCCCTCCAGATCATGGTCCCGATGATCGCTTCCGCGGTCGTCATGACCGTTCTGTTCACCTGCGTCGGCGCGATCCAGATCTTCACCGAACCGAAGCTCCTCAACCAGCGCGGCGCCCCCTCGATCGACACCGAGTGGTCCCCGACCCTCTACATCTGGAAGGCCGGTTTCGTGCAGCACGACTACGGCCTGGCCGCCGCCGCGTCCCTGATGCTCGCCGCGCTCGGTATCGCCCTCTCCTACCTCGTCACCCGGCTCGGCAACCGGTGGAAGGCCGCGCAATGAGCACCCTCACCCAGGACACCCCACCCACAGCCCGGAGGCGCTCGGCCGCCCCCGAGGGCAAGGCGACCACCCGCCGTCGCGCCGCCCCAAGTGCCCTGCTCTCCAAGGGCATTGTCAACGGACTGCTGATCGTCGCCGCGTTCTACACCCTGATGCCGGTCAGCTGGCTGCTCTTCGCCGCCACCAA
Encoded proteins:
- a CDS encoding carbohydrate ABC transporter permease, whose protein sequence is MAAPSAPVARPAAVRAPAPPASGASPLRRGQRRTAALFIVPFFVLFAVVMAAPIAYAVWMSLFQERSSGLGFGGTERVFAGLGNYTEALSDAGFRASFGHIALYCALYIPVMIGGSLALALLVDSALARAKRFFQLALFLPHAIPGLIASIIWIYLYTPGLSPVLDWIGALGGSWDFYRSDHVLSSLVNLTAWQWTGYNMVIFYAALQAVPREVIEAAVVDGAGALRTALQIMVPMIASAVVMTVLFTCVGAIQIFTEPKLLNQRGAPSIDTEWSPTLYIWKAGFVQHDYGLAAAASLMLAALGIALSYLVTRLGNRWKAAQ
- a CDS encoding TetR family transcriptional regulator, with the translated sequence MSSSSAAPRRGEKAEKAEKAEKAEAAAAKPPMREALVAAAFRLFLERGYEQTTIDDIVTLAGVGRRSFFRYFPSKEDVVFPDHERCLTDMTAFLASGAGDEEPVRRVCDAARLVLRLYAENPTFSVQRYRLTRQVPGLRAYELSVVWRYERALAAYLRARFTGRRDGTLQADVIAAAVVAAHNNALRSWLRSDGQGDADATVDHALSYVQSSFGAPPPGLADARSEDVMVVVARRDAPLWRVVQEIETARGSLTN
- a CDS encoding PPOX class F420-dependent oxidoreductase codes for the protein MDDTPLERLGTGQYLLITSYRKNGTPVPTPVWVVRDGDTLGVWTVADSWKVKRIRARGDILVGPCDLRGNPTGDPVPATAEITDRETSARYRKLIARKYGLVGRLTLLGSRVRRGADGTVGVRIRLTA
- a CDS encoding DUF6629 family protein, with amino-acid sequence MCWSAEADLVAGAGIAAIGVACVVQARGARDLPLAALPLLLGAHQLIEAAVWAQDGGTGPAVLAWAVIALPLLPLWVPVGAFAAAPRRARPRLLVPLALGIATAATLSYILATRPVRAEIRGHTVGYVVDLPHAELVIAGYLLATVGSLLLSGERGLVTLGVLVAVGALICAALWRTEFVSTWCAFAAVVSVVLLGWVRGSGGRAAAM
- a CDS encoding ABC transporter substrate-binding protein is translated as MTRTSRSFRSTATLAAVAALGLLATACGGDGDSTDTAGDGKPVTLTYWTWTLGAKSTVEAFNRTHQDIKVELTEIPSGTEGYSKLANAVQAGNAPDVATIEYQMVPEFASQGNLIDLTEYAGETVKTKFPQAVQDLVTFGGKTWTVPYDAAPQLYYYRTDLFKKFGIEVPTTWDEFKAAAEKVRKQDKNARLASMPKNDPALLAALSWQAGAKWFSVERDAWKPAVDDAATNKVTSYWDGLIEDDLVQSYTGYSPEETKARTSGRTLSFLGATWSAGAMKTAMPDLAGKWAVAPMPHWGTAASGNYGGTSYGVLKGSDQAEAAAEFITWLTTNKAGVESRLADLESPSSALPANPGMREVAAAKFDTAYLNGQDLYALASEQAETIVPGWTWGPNQMDVYTAVQDQTAKSDFTSGVEAGQRKAESGITERGLKLAK
- a CDS encoding substrate-binding domain-containing protein, with amino-acid sequence MRLHVDQRHERVLELVRERRSIRVAELATELGVSAVTLRRDVEALAAQGRVQRLHGAVVWPEGAATEPRERPAGAEGVVIGMIVPTTNYIFADIVRGAREAVAAQGGRLVLGVSGYVDAEDSVQAEHLIAGGAQGLLVAPSWFGGVPEDGQEKWLLAHDVPAVLVERSAPPGNPAAVLDRVRTDRAHGAAVAVGHFAALGHRKITAVLQEGPHADQISAGFRAAVRALGLDVDIDAPAVREHGDYEASVDHLVDAVHKRGVTAALVHSDEDAIVLVPRLQAAGVRVPDDLALIAYDDEVAGLSDVPLTAVAPPKRAVGELAAKLLLRRLAERRDGRQPGPGQHVDLLPVLRIRTSCGGEAIAE
- a CDS encoding Zn-ribbon domain-containing OB-fold protein, which encodes MYHPSGSVARQTAGPAVGVLEATGAATQGTDAMLFQRCTWCGTAMYHRLLCPVCQGSELRTERSEGTGTVRHATVVHRNTPAARNVSLVEMAEGFVVRGRVMGPLIGIHSGDRVRLSQAKDPVRGEPVFQLVDEPYRAWT